In Erigeron canadensis isolate Cc75 chromosome 6, C_canadensis_v1, whole genome shotgun sequence, the following are encoded in one genomic region:
- the LOC122604464 gene encoding uncharacterized protein LOC122604464: MSGENPNGALVTQKPAVPISHYQCPVLKETNYTVWAIQIKVILEANGLWEMIEPKEDAVPDEKRDKATIAFLYQALTEDVILQVAGCKTAKEVWEALKKRHVGEDKVQKARLQSLMIGFQTLQMREDDTLDAFAAKLNGYATKAKELGKTLDQPLLVRKLLDSMPDRFIQIVASIEQNSDLDEMTFDEIIGKLKAYEERIRLKKGGRGNSQENLLFAQGEHSRRGKRFGNRGRGRSNSSRGNWQNNRNRNDSKEEGSTRKGRTNIKWNKQVKDMSKVWQHTKLSTKRYC; this comes from the coding sequence ATGTCTGGAGAAAATCCTAATGGCGCCTTAGTAACACAAAAACCCGCTGTACCTATCTCTCATTATCAATGCCCCGTTTTGAAAGAAACAAATTATACCGTTTGGGCCATTCAAATCAAAGTTATACTTGAAGCGAATGGATTATGGGAGATGATAGAACCTAAGGAAGATGCGGTACCCGATGAGAAAAGGGATAAGGCAACGATTGCCTTTTTATACCAAGCATTGACCGAAGATGTGATACTGCAAGTTGCGGGGTGTAAGACTGCGAAGGAAGTCTGGGAGGCGTTAAAAAAGAGACATGTCGGAGAAGATAAAGTGCAGAAGGCACGTTTACAATCGTTGATGATTGGATTTCAAACACTCCAAATGAGGGAGGACGACACGTTAGATGCCTTTGCCGCTAAGTTAAATGGTTATGCCACTAAGGCAAAAGAACTAGGAAAAACCTTGGATCAACCATTATTAGTACGGAAACTTTTAGATTCCATGCCAGATAGGTTTATCCAGATAGTGGCATCCATTGAACAAAACTCTGATCTAGACGAAATGACGTTCGACGAGATCATTGGAAAACTAAAAGCGTATGAGGAAAGAATTAGACTCAAGAAAGGCGGACGTGGAAACAGCCAGGAAAACTTATTATTTGCGCAAGGCGAACACTCTAGAAGAGGAAAGCGATTCGGCAATCGCGGACGTGGTAGATCAAACTCTTCACGAGGAAACTGGCAAAACAATAGAAATAGAAACGACTCGAAAGAGGAAGGCTCAACTCGCAAGGGGAGAACAAACATAAAGTGGAATAAGCAAGTGAAGGATATGAGCAAAGTATGGCAACACACAAAACTGAGCACGAAGAGGTACTGTTAA